From the genome of Maribacter algicola, one region includes:
- a CDS encoding thiol-activated cytolysin family protein, translated as MKTKQSTFKTGKYAVALGLILVAVNSCSKDEVIEEPSEPNFTVEVAVEFNNSVTNLNSFDQPEETPVVETDSSDPERDTEDSTLECTTKTYKGAPGFNEMFTLDPTTDVIYPGALLKGETIPTGEYQRISGARAPITISASLQNIANVKVTIEDPDKLSNVRQGIADLLNQEVNGATAAAINLEIEEVHSAQHLEASVGVNYRGVGKKVSNTLDFSNSTYKNTFVLKFIQRYYTLDVDTPGKSPSDLFTDLPDVNVLGSTSPVYVSSVQYGRMVLYTVESNFSITDVKNAFDASVGSTDGTIDVEYQNIINSSNIQALIIGGSGDGAVQAINGPGEVYNFISEGGNYSKDSPGAPLAYKLNYVKEGFPVAKVVLATEYQIRDCDLAYPEYQVTIDKITGTQPSDTEVNGSLRMRMKVGNGYLDANNNGLDDGPGWSRSSSNFVDVQNDKDYDIPVSEGSYTFKPYRPNMAIDQIEFSGQLYDYNGIFGNANLGSRFDSVKLDLLEIGIEKDFSLDFNAGITAHFKVVRTK; from the coding sequence ATGAAAACAAAACAATCAACTTTCAAAACAGGTAAGTATGCAGTTGCACTAGGTCTTATTTTAGTCGCTGTTAATAGTTGTAGCAAGGATGAAGTCATAGAGGAACCCAGTGAACCTAACTTCACGGTCGAAGTTGCTGTAGAATTTAACAATTCAGTAACTAATTTAAATTCTTTTGATCAACCAGAGGAAACACCAGTTGTCGAAACGGATAGTAGTGACCCGGAGCGCGATACAGAAGATTCAACTTTAGAATGCACAACGAAAACCTACAAGGGAGCCCCTGGATTTAATGAAATGTTTACTTTGGATCCAACTACCGATGTAATTTATCCGGGTGCCTTATTAAAAGGAGAGACCATACCTACGGGGGAATACCAACGCATTAGCGGAGCAAGAGCGCCGATTACCATTTCGGCATCTTTACAGAATATTGCCAACGTCAAGGTAACCATTGAGGATCCAGATAAATTATCCAATGTTAGACAAGGTATAGCTGATTTGTTAAACCAAGAAGTAAACGGGGCAACTGCGGCGGCAATTAACTTGGAAATAGAGGAAGTTCATTCCGCACAACATTTGGAGGCTTCCGTTGGTGTCAATTACCGAGGGGTCGGTAAAAAAGTGTCTAACACTTTGGATTTTAGTAATTCAACGTATAAAAACACCTTTGTCTTGAAATTTATTCAGAGATATTACACCTTGGATGTAGATACACCCGGAAAATCACCATCAGATCTATTTACAGATTTACCCGATGTAAATGTCCTGGGTTCAACTAGTCCAGTTTATGTTTCCTCCGTTCAGTACGGTAGAATGGTATTGTATACAGTAGAGTCAAATTTTAGTATTACTGATGTTAAAAATGCATTTGATGCTTCGGTAGGTTCTACTGATGGAACTATTGATGTTGAATATCAAAACATTATTAATTCATCCAACATTCAGGCACTTATTATAGGAGGGTCGGGAGATGGAGCTGTCCAAGCTATCAATGGTCCAGGAGAAGTATATAATTTTATATCTGAAGGTGGAAATTATTCAAAGGATTCCCCAGGGGCACCACTGGCTTATAAACTGAACTATGTTAAAGAAGGCTTTCCAGTTGCAAAGGTAGTATTGGCTACAGAATATCAAATTCGAGATTGTGATTTGGCTTATCCGGAGTACCAGGTAACCATCGACAAAATTACCGGTACCCAACCTTCGGATACCGAGGTAAACGGTAGCCTTAGGATGAGAATGAAGGTTGGTAACGGTTATTTGGATGCCAACAACAACGGATTGGACGACGGTCCGGGATGGAGTAGGTCATCCAGCAACTTTGTAGACGTTCAAAATGATAAAGACTACGATATTCCCGTTTCAGAGGGTTCCTATACCTTCAAACCGTATCGCCCGAACATGGCCATTGATCAAATAGAATTCTCTGGGCAGCTATATGATTATAATGGAATTTTTGGAAACGCCAACCTAGGGTCTCGATTCGATAGCGTTAAGCTAGATTTGCTCGAAATTGGAATTGAAAAGGACTTTTCCTTAGACTTTAATGCAGGTATTACCGCCCACTTTAAGGTTGTTCGTACGAAATAA
- a CDS encoding tetratricopeptide repeat protein, producing MKSSYHSLIAIYLFLFCHTIFRGQEDKTVDSLKFVVSSNSDIAEKIKAYDLLFELFIYNDTEKALEFTKDLDSVANKVNNPEGIIRSTLNLGYYYYVEEKMDSAELYLRRTLDLSKGKEVKDIVLAALDNLSLVEAHKGNYIISNQILDSLGGLYLVDGNYLRYGVTINNIAANHYDQGNYLTAMEGYQKALKVLDTIQDEPYRKADVLRNIGKLNTRQGQLDSALDYLNQALEIYLEIGDNLYAASTFIDIGSVHSDLGDYTKAIEFYEKGLKIGDENNQGSVSVLALGNIGIAYLEQENYLKAIGFLEKSLNYKGSDLSDINKTIYLYQIGKCYTNLKKYELASQYLDSSITIATNQSIGNELLNALELKSINNEEKGDLKNALVNIRLSNKLKDSLFSLENSNKIKELQTIYETEKKEAEIALQHEEIKTLNEKSRADNLKKGLYAGGMASALAVSGLLFFGFRQRIKKNRIAREKQEEIYKQEIEHKKKELTSQTLHLVQKNTFIQELMENLENIKNSPEKFKMEFRRIVMLLKKENASDKDWEVFKSYFADVHNDFDQKLKTIYPDISEKEIRLAAFLRMNLTTKEIAATLNVLPDSILKSKYRLKKKLGLDKETDLNQFLNTL from the coding sequence ATGAAATCAAGCTATCATTCTTTAATTGCTATTTACCTGTTTTTGTTTTGCCATACAATTTTCCGTGGTCAAGAAGATAAAACAGTAGATAGCCTAAAATTTGTTGTATCAAGTAATTCGGATATCGCTGAAAAGATTAAGGCATACGACTTACTTTTTGAGCTTTTCATTTATAATGACACTGAAAAGGCTTTGGAATTTACAAAGGATCTCGATTCGGTAGCCAATAAAGTAAACAACCCGGAAGGTATTATTAGAAGCACCCTGAATCTTGGCTATTATTATTACGTTGAGGAAAAAATGGATAGTGCCGAGCTCTATCTTCGAAGAACGCTGGATTTGTCAAAGGGAAAAGAAGTAAAAGACATTGTACTTGCGGCACTGGACAATTTATCGCTGGTAGAGGCCCATAAGGGAAATTATATCATTTCAAACCAAATATTGGACTCACTTGGCGGACTTTATTTGGTCGATGGAAATTACCTCAGATACGGTGTCACTATAAATAACATTGCTGCCAACCATTATGACCAAGGGAACTACCTCACGGCCATGGAAGGATACCAAAAGGCCTTGAAGGTCTTGGATACGATACAAGATGAGCCTTACAGAAAAGCAGATGTTCTCAGAAACATAGGTAAATTGAACACGCGTCAAGGTCAGTTAGATAGTGCTTTGGATTATTTGAACCAGGCCTTGGAGATTTATCTTGAAATAGGTGATAATCTCTATGCGGCCTCCACTTTTATTGATATTGGTTCTGTACATTCTGACCTTGGCGATTACACCAAAGCGATTGAGTTTTATGAAAAGGGCTTGAAAATAGGCGATGAAAACAACCAAGGTAGCGTTTCTGTATTGGCGTTGGGCAATATAGGGATTGCCTATTTGGAACAAGAAAACTATCTTAAAGCAATTGGATTTTTGGAAAAGAGTTTAAACTATAAAGGTTCGGATTTATCGGATATTAACAAAACAATTTACCTGTATCAAATAGGTAAGTGTTATACAAATTTAAAAAAATACGAACTGGCTTCACAATACCTAGATAGTTCTATAACCATTGCAACGAACCAAAGTATTGGGAATGAATTATTAAATGCCTTGGAATTAAAATCGATCAACAATGAAGAAAAAGGTGATTTAAAAAATGCATTAGTGAATATTAGACTATCCAACAAACTAAAGGACAGTCTTTTTTCTTTAGAAAATTCGAATAAAATAAAGGAACTCCAAACTATATATGAAACCGAAAAAAAAGAAGCGGAAATCGCATTGCAGCATGAAGAAATCAAAACCTTAAACGAAAAATCGCGTGCCGATAATTTAAAAAAAGGTCTGTATGCTGGTGGAATGGCCTCAGCCCTTGCCGTTTCCGGATTGTTGTTCTTTGGTTTTAGACAACGTATTAAAAAGAACCGTATCGCCCGCGAAAAGCAAGAAGAAATCTATAAGCAGGAAATTGAACACAAAAAGAAAGAACTGACCAGCCAGACCCTGCACTTGGTTCAAAAGAACACCTTTATCCAAGAGCTCATGGAAAACTTGGAAAACATTAAAAACTCCCCGGAGAAATTCAAGATGGAATTCCGCCGTATCGTCATGTTGTTGAAGAAAGAAAATGCTTCGGATAAAGACTGGGAGGTCTTTAAAAGTTATTTTGCGGATGTCCATAATGACTTTGACCAAAAACTAAAGACCATCTATCCGGATATTTCCGAAAAGGAGATTCGCTTGGCGGCCTTTCTTCGCATGAACTTGACCACGAAGGAAATCGCTGCAACGCTGAATGTTTTACCGGATAGTATCTTAAAATCCAAGTACCGACTCAAAAAGAAATTGGGTCTGGACAAGGAGACCGATTTAAATCAATTTTTAAATACGTTATAA